The Sandaracinus amylolyticus genomic interval ACGCCACCAGCCACTGGAGCTGCGTCGCGTCGTCGCTCGAGCCGTACTCGCTGATCCAGAGCTCGGCCGGCGGGAAGCGGTGGTAGCGGACCATGTCGTACAGACCGACGTACGACGCCGCCGCCGCGAACGCGTCGGGCGCGCGCGTGATCATCGCGCCCATCAGCAGTCCGCCGTTCGATCCGCCGGTGATCGCGATGCGATCGGGGCGCGAGATCCCCGAGCTCGAGAGCCAGCGGATCACCGACTCCATGTCCTCGAAGACGCGCTCTTTGTTCGCGAGGTTGCCGGCACGGTGCCAGTCCTCGCCGAACTCGCCGCCACCCCGCAGGTTCGCGACCGCGAACACGCCGCCGCGCGAGGCCCAGTAGAGCGGGCTGCGCTGGAAGCCGGGCAGCAGCGACACGTTGAACCCGCCATAGCCGTTGAGCAGCACGGGGCTCTCACCGTTGCGCTCGAGCCCACGACGGTGCAGCAGGTGCACGTTGATCGGCGTGCCGTCGCGCGAGGGCACGCGCTCCTGCGTGAGCTCGAGCTCCGAGAGATCGACCGGCACGTCGACCGCCGCGAGCTGCGTGAGCTGACGACCACGCGCGTTCCAGAGGTGCATCGCTGGCGCATGCACGAAGCTCGAGAACCCGAGCACGAGACGTCCGGTCCGCGGATCGCCGTCGAGGCTCCCCACCTCACCGCGCCCCGGCAGCTCGATCTCGCCATCGGCGCGACCATCGAGGCGGAACACGCGCACCCGCGAGCGCACGTCGTCGATCACGTGCACCGCGATGCGATCGCCGGCGATCGTCCAGCTCTCGATCGCGCTGTCGCCCTGCGGGATCACGTCGCTCCACGCCGCGCGATCCGTCGCGCGCGCCGGATCGGCCACCACGATGCGGTAACGCGGCGCGTCCACGTTCGTCGTCAGGTAGAGCCGCCCGCCGTGCACGCGCCCCGACGTGAGGTGATCCTCCCCCGCGATCACCGTCACGAGCGCGTGCGCCTCGTCGGGACGGACGACTCGATTGGCACGCTGCGCGCCGCGATCGAGCAGATACACGTCCGACTGCGACCATCCGCGGAAATTGCCGATCACGACCCAGCGGTCGTCGTCGCTCACGGTCGCGTCCGGGAAGTCCGTGCCGTTCGGCGGCGAATAGACGAGCACGTCGTTCGCCGGGTCGTCGCCGAGACGATGGAAGAACAGGCGCGGGTGATAGCTGTCGGGCTGCGCTGCGTCGTAGTCGGGCTCGCCCTCACGCGGATATCGACGGTAATAGAAGCCGTCCTCGGAGTGCAGCCACGCGACGGTCGACCACTTCGCGTGCGCGATGACGTCGGGCTGCACCGTGCCCGTCGCGACCTCGACGACGCGCAGCGTGCTGCGCTCGTCGCCGTTCTCCGAGATGCCGAACGCGAGATGACGACCGTTCGGCGAGAGGTAGTACCAATCGAGCGCCGCGCGCTCTCCGTACGTCTGCGGATCGACGAGGATGCGCGCCTGCCCGACCGGCGCGCCGGTGCGCGAGAGCGACTGCACGAAGAGCGCAGGCTGCTCGCGATCCGCGTCGCGCCGCGCGTAGATCGCGACATCGCCGGCGATCGCGCCGCCCGAGATCGTCCCGATCGCGAGCACCTCGCGGATGCGCTCCGCCATGTCGGCGCGCGACCAAGACGCGAGCGCCTCGCGCGAGCGCGCCGTCTGACGCTCGATCCACTCGCGCGTGATGTCGGAGTCCGACTCCAGCGCTCGATACGGATCCTGGATCGCGACGCCGTGGAGCGTGTCGGTGGTCTCGCCCGCTGCGCGCGCCCGCGCGTTGAGATCCTGCAGCCAGCTCATCGCGGGACGGCTCTCTTCTCCCGCGCTCGGCGCCGGCGCGGGTGTGCTCATGGACATCGACTCGCCGCCCCCGCACGCCGTGAAGGCGCCGAGGGCGACGGCGACGCTCGTGACACGAATCGATCGAGACGGGCAACGCGACATGCGGCGTTCGTCGCATTGTCGCGTTGCGAATTCAAGCGATCACGGCCCGGTTCCGTCGAGGAGGTGTCGGACGTGCTCCTCCGCGTCCGCCGCGGCCTGGGCGAGCACCCAGGGCAACGAGCGCTTCGGGAACATCGTGTTCTGGAAGTACTCGTAGAAGAAGAACGCTTCGCTCGCGAGCTCGAACGGATAGGTGAACTGCGGACAGAGCTTGTTCGCGATTACCATCGCCGAGATCAGCGCGCCTTCTTCGGAGTCGACGGTCGTGTTGTTCCCCGCGAACCAGATGTGGCCGAGGCCCTGCACGCGGTGGAGCTCCTTCTTCGCCTTGTCGAAGAAGCTCGCGACCCAGCGCCCGTGTCGCCACGTCTTCACGTGGATCGTCTTCGCGGGATCGGGCAGCCGCGCGCCCGAGTGCTCGGCATACATCGACACGTGGCAGTCGACCGGCGTGCCGAGGATGTTCTTCATCAGGTAGGTCTGGAAGGACGTCTGGAGGTTGTACGGCAGGCTGTACGCATTGCCGCCCAGCGCAGTCTCACCCCACGAGTACGCGCCGACGAACTGACCATCTTCGAGCTTGTCGCGCAGGTGCGGAGAGAGGCACTCGTCGTCCTGGTGGATGTAACAAATCCCCGGGATCAGCGCGAAACGGTCGCCCGCGATGTAGTCGCGCTGCGTCGCATACAGCCCGTTGTCCGCGTTGTTCAGCAGCGCCCGGTTGGTCGTCATGTCGGTGGTGAGGACGACGTCGTCGAACTCCGCTTCGTCCACCGGCACCGGGTGCGTGGGATCGACTCGGTTGCGCTCGACGTCCTCGGTCGGCGCGAAGCGGATCCGCACCGTGCCGTCTGCGCGCGGCCACACCGCGAGCACCGTCGTGCCGAGCTTCAGCGATGCGCCCTTCGTCGTGCCGTAGTTCGCCATCGCGAGGCACCACGAGGTCGATCCGTCGGTGAATCGATCCCAGCCCTTGCCCGGCTCGGTGAACGAGCCATACGGGCCGAGCTTCTGCAGCCCGGGGATCTTCGTGAAGATCGGGAAGAGATCCTCGAACGTCGTCTCGAGGAGATCGCCAGTCCCGTACCCGTTGATGATGCAGAGATAGGGAATCAGTAGATATCGAAAGAAATTAGACGACCAGGGCACGCCCTCGAGCTGGAGATATCGCTCCATCGTCGTCGAGAACGTGATTCCGTCGAGCGGCGTGAACGGCGCGTACTTGAGGTCCTTCTGGAACTCGACCGCGAGCTCGCGCGTCGCCCCGTCGTAACAGCCGTCGAACCGTGGGCCCGACTGGTACGCTGGGAAATTGCCCCAATTGAGCGTCGGCGAGAACGAGCCCGAGATGCGCAGCGCCGGGTGGTTGGTCAGTCGGACGCTGTTCTGGAACTCGGGTCGCTCGAGCTGCTGATAGAGGTTCGGATAGAGCGTCGGACAGACGAACTGCACGCCGATGTCGACGGGGTACGTCTGCTTGCCCGCGGGCGCGGGGCTCGACGCGGTCGCGACGTGGCCCTTCCCGGCGTCGTCGAACCACACCGGGATCGTCTTGCTGTGCCCGCCGACCTCGTCTTCGTCGTGGAAGAGCGTGACCTCCACCTGATCGTCGCACTGCGGCTGCAAGAGCGACCACACGAGCGCGCACCCGGACGCGCCTCCACCGATCACCGCGACTCTCTTCTTCGCCATCAGCTCCCTCCTGCTGGGCCCGATCGACTGCCTCGGTGCGCGAGGATGCTCGCCCGCGATGTGTGCTCTGCGCAACGAATCGCGGTGCTAAGGTCGCGCGCCATGCAGATCCGTCTGGGCTCTCTCGTCGTCTTCGTGTGTCTGTCGGCGTGCGCGAGCGCGCCGTCGCGTCAGGGCGCGCCGGCGCGCAACGCCTCGTCGCTCTCGGCGCAGGCGTGTCTCGCCGACGCGCTCCCGGTCGCACCAGCGCCTCAGAGCTTCGTTTGGCGCGATCACGAGTGCGGCTTCGGCGGACCGGCGTGTGTCGGCGCGTGCGAAGCAGGGGATGCCGATGCGTGCCTGGCGCACGCATACGCGATCGAAGCCGCGGGGCACGACGCGCTCCGCACGCGACGCTGGTACGAGCGGGCGTGTCGTCTCGGGAGCCTGAACGGCTGCACGAACTGGGGCGCGGGGTTCGGAACGACCGACGCGACGCCCGGCGAGCTCGTGTGCGCGACGCGTGTGTTCGAGCGGACGTGCGCGGGTCGAGAGCCGTGGGGCTGCGGCATGTGGGGCATGGCGCTCGTCTACGGCCGAGGCATCGCGGCGGACGCGCAGCGGGGGCTCGCCGTGCTCGATCGCGCGTGCCGCGAGCTCGGTCACTTCCCGTGCGTCGTGCTCGCGACGGCGATCGAGGAGCGCGACCCGGAGGCCGCCAGCGCGCTGTACGAGCGCGCGTGCGCCACCGGGTATGCCGACGCGTGCGAGCCCTGACCACGCGCGACGTGCGCTCGCTCTGCGCGCGAGTTCGCGTCACGCTTCCCGCGCATGTCCTTCACTTGGTGGTCGCGGGCTGACGCCTCGCGCGTGCTCCTGGTGCTGGCTTCGGTCGCGACGATCTCCGGGTGCCCAGGGCCCGACCGCGACGACCCCGACGCGTCGATGCGCGACGCGATGCAGGATCCGCCCGACGATGCCGCGGTCGACGCGACCACGCCGGTCGACGCGAATGCGCCGCTCGACGCGCCGTTCGACGGTGGTTGCGAGGGCGGTCCGTGCGGGCTGCGCGAGCTCGGCGCCGCGTGCGACGCGCACGCCCAGTGCCTCTCGGCGTTCTGCGAGAACGACGTCTGCGCGACCGCGCCCGGCATGCCGCCCGTGCTGCTCTCGGAGACCGATCTCACCACCGGCCACGACGCGGGGATCGTGCTGCTCGCGGATCGGCTCCGGTTCGAGCAGCGTGGCGGCATGTACGGCGGCGTTCGTTCGGACGCCGCGATCGCACCGCGCTCGGGCGTCTTCTACTTCGAAGCGAAGCGCCTGATCGCGCGCACCGGCGCGTGGGGCTTCGGCATCGCGTCCGCGAGCGCGCCGCTCGACGCGATCCCGGGCGCGAACGGCCTGAGCGCAGGCATCGCGACCGCAGGGCAGATCCAGGCCGAGGGCCGCGGGACCTGCACCGGTCCGGTGTGGTTCCCGAGCGAAAACGAGGTCTACGGCTTCGTCGTCGACTACCGAGCAGCGAATCCGATCCTGCACGTCGTGCTCGACGTCTTCGGCACGCTCGAGGTGCGTCGCAGCTGTGCGCTCGCGGTGGTCGACGAGCCCGTGCACGCGATCTACGGCGGCTGGCGGCACGACGTGCCGGCGATGGGCGCGTTCAACTTCGGCAACGACACGACGAACCATCCGTTCTTCTACACGCGCGCGCAGATCGAGGCCGCGCTCACGGCCGCGAGCTTCGACGACGTCGCGAGCGCGCTCGTCATGGGCTTCGGTCGCGAGCGCTGGCTCCCGCGCTCCGAGGCGCCCGAGCTCGACGTCGACGCTGCTGCCACGGTCGCGCTGGGCGCCGCGATCACGCTGAGCGCGAGCGCCACCGATCTCGAGGACGGTGATCTCTCGACGACCATCCACTGGCACGATCGCGCCGCGACGCACCACCCCGCGACCGAGCACGACGGCGCGACCTGGACGTACACCCCGGTCGAGCTCGGACGCCACGCGATCGACCTCAGCGTCACCGACTCCGCGGGACTGACCACGACTCGCACGCTGACGCTCACCGTGACTGGCACGCTGCCGCAGTCCAATCCGGTGCGGCTCGTGCCCGACGCGATCGCAGGCAGTCAGGTGATGCTGTCGAGCGATGGGCTCTCCGTGTCGTTCCACGGTCCGGGCAAGTACGGGATCCGCGCGAATCAGCCGATCTACGGGCAATTTTGGTATTTCGAGGTCACGCGCCTGGTCGGCCCGGTGAACATGGGCTTCGGGCTCGTGACCGCCACGGGCGTGCTCGATCCCTACGACTCCGAGGACGTGCCGTGGTCGATGTCGATCAACACGACGGGCGCGATGTGGCGAGAGCTCGTGTGGCAGCACGACGTGCCGACGACGAGCACCACGTACGGCTTCGCCGTCGACTACCGCGGTGCGAGCCCGATCGTCTACGTGATCATCGGCGGCGCGCTCGTCTCGACGCTGGAGATGCACGAGGTCACCGTGCCGCTCCATCCGATGCTCTACGGCAACCCCACCGGGAGCACGCCGCCCGCGTTCGATCAGCGCGCGAACTTCGGCGCGAGCGCGTTCGTCTACGACCCGGTCGCGATCCTGGCCGCGCAAGGAGTGACCGGCGTCGAGGTCGGCTGGGGCGACGCGAACACGCCCTGAGCTAGAACGCGCTGATGGACCGCGTCCTCGTCATCCTCTCCGGTGTGTTCGGCTTCCTCGGCGTCGGTCTCGGCGCGTTCGGCGCGCACGGGCTGCGCCGCTCGCTCGAAGGCCTCGAGGACGCGGCGCGACGGCTCGAGTGGTGGGAGACCGCAGCGCGATATCACCTGATCCACGCGCTCGCGATCGCGTTCTGCGCGTGGCTCGCGTCGCGCGGCGAGGGGCTCGGCGCGCGCGCGGCCGGGCTCTGCTTCGCGGCGGGCATCGTGGTGTTCTCGGGCTCGCTCTACACGATGACGATCACCGGCGTGCGGTGGCTCGGCGCGGTGACCCCGTTCGGCGGGCTCTTCCTGATGGCCGGCTGGGCGTGCGTGATCTGGGCCGCGCTGCGCCCGTGATCCTGGTCTACGCTGCGCGCCATGAGCCTCGCTCTCGTCGTCGGCACAGCGAACCCCAGCCTCGGTGGCGCGATCGCGAACGCGCTCGGGGTCGAGCGGCATCCCTGCATCGCGGAGCGCTTTCCCGACGGCGAGATCCGCGTCGAGCTCGGCGGGACACTCCGCGGATGCGACGTGTTCGTGGTGCAGCCGACGGCGCCGCCGGTGGGCGACTCGCTGCTCGAGCTCGTGCTGCTCGGAGACGCCGCGCGCCGCGCGGGCGCCGCGCGCACCGTCGCGGTGCTGCCGTACTTCGGCTATGCGCGCGCGGATCGCCGCACCGGAGAAGGCCAGCCGCTCGCCGCGCGCCTCGTCGGCGATCTGATCGGATGCGCGCGCTTCGATCGCGCGATCACCGTCGACCTGCACACCCCCGGCGTCGAAGGCCTGCTGCCGATGCCCGTCGATCACCTCAGCGCGATCCCGACCGTCGTCTCGGCGCTCGCGGCCCACGCGCCCGAGGACGCGGTGATCGTCGCGCCCGATCTCGGCGGCGCGAAGCGCGCCGACGCCTTCGCGCGAAGGCTCCACCGGCCGGTCGCGGTCGTGCACAAGACGCGCATCAGCGGGCGCCAGGTCGAGGCGCACGGCATCACCGGAGAGGTCGCGGGACGAACGCCGATCCTCGTCGACGACATGATCTCGACGGGCAGCACGATCGTCGCGTCGATCGAGGCCCTGCGCGCGCACGGATGCACCGCGCCCGCGATCGTCGCCGCGACGCACGGACTGCTCGTCGGGCCCGCGCGCGAGCGCCTCACGAGCCTCGCGCCCGCGCACGTCGTGCTCACCGACAGCGTCGCGCACGACGCGAGCGGACTGCCCGAGCACGTCGCGAGCATCGCGCCGCTGCTCGCGGACGCGATCCGTCGCATCCACGAGCGACGCTCGCTCGCAGACCTGCTGCACGCGTCGTGATCAGATCGCGAGCGGCGCGATCGCGACGCCGTCGATCGACGCGTGCACCGCGCCGGGGAGCACCTCGCGCATCGTGATCGTCTCGAGCAGGCCGCCCTCGAGATCGAGCGCGAACACCGCCGACGCGACCGCGTCCGCCACGTAGACGCGGCCTTCCGGCGTGATCGCGATCGATCGAGGCACGCGCATCGCGCCGCCCGCGTCGTAGTCGGCGATCACCTCGCCGCTGCGCGCGAAGATGCGCACGCGCGCGTTCCCGCCGTCGACGACGTGGAGGTGATCGAGCGCGTCCACGGCGAGATCCGCGGGCCCGTTGAGCGGGCGCTCGTGCCCGCGTGGTGCGCCGTACGAGGCGGTCACCGCGCCTGCGAGCGAGAGCCCGATCACGCGGTGGGCGTACCCGTCGGCGACCAAGAGGCCGCGCGCTCCGTCGGCCACCAGCGCGGCCGGGCGATGCAGCCCGTCGCGCTCGCCTGCCGCGCGCACGACGCGCCGCTCGTGCATCGCCGCATCGAGCTCGACGATGCCGCGCACCGTGTCGGCGACCACGATCGCGCCGTCGTCCAGCCCGACCGCATCGACGGGATCGACGAAGGTGCCCTCTGCGGAGACCGCGAGCTCACCACCGCGATCGTCGCGAACGCGCACGAGGCGTGCGTGGCGATCGACCTCGAGCACGCGCCCGAGCACGTCGACGCGCCCCGCCGGCCCGCTCGCGACGACGCGCGCCGAAGGCTCGCCCGCGCATCCCAGCGACGAGAGAAGGAGCGGCGCAGCGCCGCTCGACCACACGGCTCGGAAGAACGTCCTGCGGATCACGGCGTCTCCTGCTCTAGTTGAAGATCACTTCGTATCGCATGCGCGCGCCGGGCCCCGGCCCGATCGGGACGACGAGCAACACCTGCTCGCCCAGCTCGGAGCACGTCAGTCGATGCGTGCCCTGAGGCGCGTACGACTGGCCCTCTCGCTGCGCGAACACGAGCGAATAACAAGACAGTCCATCACGCGTACCGAGATCGCGCACCGACTCGAGCACGAGAGAGAGCGTCCAGCGCTCGTCGTCCGACGTCGGTGCGAGCGTGAACTCGCGCCCTTCGAGCGCGCGATATCGCGACACGTCGAGCCGCTCGCTCATGCGCGCCCCGCCGAATGCGCGAGGAAGAGATACACGCCGCGATCCTCCTCGACGCGGAACCCGAGCCGCTCGTAGAGCCGCAGCGCGGGGTTGTTGCGCTCGACGTGGATCGTCACGCTCGCGCCTTCTTTGCGGGCGCGCGCGATCACGCGCTCGATCAGCGACGCTCCGATGCCGCGGCCGCGGTGCGAGGGGATCAGGGCGATGTCGACGATGCGGATCTCCCGCTCTCCGCGCGAGAGATAGAGTCGCCCGATCGGCGCGCCGTCCTCCTCGATGACGTCGAATCGCGCGCCGTCGTAGTGCTGCTGATAGTGCGCGTGCTGGAGCGCGTACTGCGACGCGAGGAACGCCGTCTTCTGGGCGTCGCTCCACGGCACCGGGCGCAGCTCTTCCTCGCGCGTCGACGCGTAGAGCCGCTCGAGGAACGGACGGTCCGCGTCCGTCATCGGCCGG includes:
- a CDS encoding prolyl oligopeptidase family serine peptidase yields the protein MSWLQDLNARARAAGETTDTLHGVAIQDPYRALESDSDITREWIERQTARSREALASWSRADMAERIREVLAIGTISGGAIAGDVAIYARRDADREQPALFVQSLSRTGAPVGQARILVDPQTYGERAALDWYYLSPNGRHLAFGISENGDERSTLRVVEVATGTVQPDVIAHAKWSTVAWLHSEDGFYYRRYPREGEPDYDAAQPDSYHPRLFFHRLGDDPANDVLVYSPPNGTDFPDATVSDDDRWVVIGNFRGWSQSDVYLLDRGAQRANRVVRPDEAHALVTVIAGEDHLTSGRVHGGRLYLTTNVDAPRYRIVVADPARATDRAAWSDVIPQGDSAIESWTIAGDRIAVHVIDDVRSRVRVFRLDGRADGEIELPGRGEVGSLDGDPRTGRLVLGFSSFVHAPAMHLWNARGRQLTQLAAVDVPVDLSELELTQERVPSRDGTPINVHLLHRRGLERNGESPVLLNGYGGFNVSLLPGFQRSPLYWASRGGVFAVANLRGGGEFGEDWHRAGNLANKERVFEDMESVIRWLSSSGISRPDRIAITGGSNGGLLMGAMITRAPDAFAAAASYVGLYDMVRYHRFPPAELWISEYGSSDDATQLQWLVAYSPYHRVREGVRLPAILIETADHDTRVHWGHSTKFAARLQESTGEADPRVWFYREQLVGHGAGTRLSDLVSRYTRLYAFVEHALGLTTAAASAPTE
- a CDS encoding NAD(P)-binding protein is translated as MAKKRVAVIGGGASGCALVWSLLQPQCDDQVEVTLFHDEDEVGGHSKTIPVWFDDAGKGHVATASSPAPAGKQTYPVDIGVQFVCPTLYPNLYQQLERPEFQNSVRLTNHPALRISGSFSPTLNWGNFPAYQSGPRFDGCYDGATRELAVEFQKDLKYAPFTPLDGITFSTTMERYLQLEGVPWSSNFFRYLLIPYLCIINGYGTGDLLETTFEDLFPIFTKIPGLQKLGPYGSFTEPGKGWDRFTDGSTSWCLAMANYGTTKGASLKLGTTVLAVWPRADGTVRIRFAPTEDVERNRVDPTHPVPVDEAEFDDVVLTTDMTTNRALLNNADNGLYATQRDYIAGDRFALIPGICYIHQDDECLSPHLRDKLEDGQFVGAYSWGETALGGNAYSLPYNLQTSFQTYLMKNILGTPVDCHVSMYAEHSGARLPDPAKTIHVKTWRHGRWVASFFDKAKKELHRVQGLGHIWFAGNNTTVDSEEGALISAMVIANKLCPQFTYPFELASEAFFFYEYFQNTMFPKRSLPWVLAQAAADAEEHVRHLLDGTGP
- a CDS encoding tetratricopeptide repeat protein — encoded protein: MQIRLGSLVVFVCLSACASAPSRQGAPARNASSLSAQACLADALPVAPAPQSFVWRDHECGFGGPACVGACEAGDADACLAHAYAIEAAGHDALRTRRWYERACRLGSLNGCTNWGAGFGTTDATPGELVCATRVFERTCAGREPWGCGMWGMALVYGRGIAADAQRGLAVLDRACRELGHFPCVVLATAIEERDPEAASALYERACATGYADACEP
- a CDS encoding Ig-like domain-containing protein, whose amino-acid sequence is MSFTWWSRADASRVLLVLASVATISGCPGPDRDDPDASMRDAMQDPPDDAAVDATTPVDANAPLDAPFDGGCEGGPCGLRELGAACDAHAQCLSAFCENDVCATAPGMPPVLLSETDLTTGHDAGIVLLADRLRFEQRGGMYGGVRSDAAIAPRSGVFYFEAKRLIARTGAWGFGIASASAPLDAIPGANGLSAGIATAGQIQAEGRGTCTGPVWFPSENEVYGFVVDYRAANPILHVVLDVFGTLEVRRSCALAVVDEPVHAIYGGWRHDVPAMGAFNFGNDTTNHPFFYTRAQIEAALTAASFDDVASALVMGFGRERWLPRSEAPELDVDAAATVALGAAITLSASATDLEDGDLSTTIHWHDRAATHHPATEHDGATWTYTPVELGRHAIDLSVTDSAGLTTTRTLTLTVTGTLPQSNPVRLVPDAIAGSQVMLSSDGLSVSFHGPGKYGIRANQPIYGQFWYFEVTRLVGPVNMGFGLVTATGVLDPYDSEDVPWSMSINTTGAMWRELVWQHDVPTTSTTYGFAVDYRGASPIVYVIIGGALVSTLEMHEVTVPLHPMLYGNPTGSTPPAFDQRANFGASAFVYDPVAILAAQGVTGVEVGWGDANTP
- a CDS encoding DUF423 domain-containing protein; translation: MDRVLVILSGVFGFLGVGLGAFGAHGLRRSLEGLEDAARRLEWWETAARYHLIHALAIAFCAWLASRGEGLGARAAGLCFAAGIVVFSGSLYTMTITGVRWLGAVTPFGGLFLMAGWACVIWAALRP
- a CDS encoding ribose-phosphate diphosphokinase; amino-acid sequence: MSLALVVGTANPSLGGAIANALGVERHPCIAERFPDGEIRVELGGTLRGCDVFVVQPTAPPVGDSLLELVLLGDAARRAGAARTVAVLPYFGYARADRRTGEGQPLAARLVGDLIGCARFDRAITVDLHTPGVEGLLPMPVDHLSAIPTVVSALAAHAPEDAVIVAPDLGGAKRADAFARRLHRPVAVVHKTRISGRQVEAHGITGEVAGRTPILVDDMISTGSTIVASIEALRAHGCTAPAIVAATHGLLVGPARERLTSLAPAHVVLTDSVAHDASGLPEHVASIAPLLADAIRRIHERRSLADLLHAS
- a CDS encoding DUF6916 family protein, coding for MSERLDVSRYRALEGREFTLAPTSDDERWTLSLVLESVRDLGTRDGLSCYSLVFAQREGQSYAPQGTHRLTCSELGEQVLLVVPIGPGPGARMRYEVIFN
- a CDS encoding GNAT family N-acetyltransferase, with the protein product MSAERYVELALDPMSRVTLRPMTDADRPFLERLYASTREEELRPVPWSDAQKTAFLASQYALQHAHYQQHYDGARFDVIEEDGAPIGRLYLSRGEREIRIVDIALIPSHRGRGIGASLIERVIARARKEGASVTIHVERNNPALRLYERLGFRVEEDRGVYLFLAHSAGRA